Part of the Drosophila pseudoobscura strain MV-25-SWS-2005 chromosome 2, UCI_Dpse_MV25, whole genome shotgun sequence genome, ATggccatatactcgtatgtgtttTTCAATGGCCAAGAGGTAGCCAGAAGCTGGAGATGCTACTCGTTGCACTCATGCTGTAGGATTCATTATATTTGGTGTATTAAGTTTCGCAGCTCTTATCTGGCATCGCAGGCGATTTGTTTGGAAGCCGGAGCTcaataaatttatcaaattgaaaaatgtgtaatcgaaatcaaatcaaagcgCCTCTACGGTCCAGTCCGGTTggtattgggattgggattggggtttggttttggtcttAGAGGAGTGTGTGTTGATTTTTTTATGGAATTGTGGGGGGAACAATTCGCCAAATCGCTTTGCAATCAACTCTCAGCCCAGCCCAAGTTCCAATCCCAGTTCCAATCCCAGTTCCAGTGCCAGTCTCGAGCCCAGGCTCCTCCCCTAACACTGCCTCTATCCAGGCAGGGTATCGCATACAAACGACTTGTGACAAAATGACGAAATTTATGCTTCATTTTTGTATCGGCAAAGTGCAAACCGTTGCAGGGGGCACGGCACGGAGCGGCACGGCGGCACGGCTGCGGCTGGCAGTCTGTCAGCAACAAATGCAAAGCGCCAAAAACTGCGACACTTTGTATAAATTGTGTTGaaaacagcagtggcagcagaggcagtggcagtggcggtggcagcttCGAGCCAGCTCCAGTCTGTCCGAGACAATTTTGGGCTGAAGCTAGGCTAAGGCTGGAGCGGATCGGAGCAGATCGGCGCTGGCCACACCCCCTCGGGCGAATGCAACAAATTATTGTCATCAATTTTTAGATGCAAAGCTTGAGGAGTGACATTTATTGAAGCATGGCTGGAACAGTGGGCCCCTGGCCAGTCCAGCACGGTCCAGTACAGTCCAGGACGTGATTGCTCCACATTgtaggctgaggctgaggctggctggctggctggctggctggctagctGGTTGGTAatgttgatgatgattatAGGCACGGCTCGGTCGGGTCCTGGTCTGTTAGGAATGACACGTTCCACCACTGTGGCTGCGGTTGCTGATTGCTAGGAAACGATGGCAACAAGTGGCCATCGGCTGTCCATCCACTTAAATGagtttctttgcttttgttactttttttgtttgtctccttttgctgttgctttggtttcttttatttttgggggAGCTTTTTCCGTTTCTGGCGGCTGCCGCTTCATTAGTagagaccagcagcagccccccaaaaagtaaaagccaaaaaaattATGACCATATTTGTGGTAAATTATGAGACCCTTTCATAAATCAGGCAGCTCTGGACTGGAGCTCTGGGTCTCTATGCGACGACCTAGCGAAAAATGTACTAGATTATGGCTGGACTATGGTTAGTGTGGCACCATTAGCCAGgtaccaggcaccaggcaccaggcaccggGCATCGGCCCGGCCGTAGAAACACTCACAAATGGTCAGAGCGGCAGTGGAAATTTACATTGTGCCGCCTGCCGCCGCATGATGCATGGACCTGGACAATTGCAAGTGCTCGACTTACTTTAAACTGTGCCATTTAtcatatacaaaaatattttgtcaGTCCGTTTTTGGCCTTTTGccattttcaccattttctATTTGGTCATCTTTCGCTTTTCAATGAGACCAGGTCCCAGGTCCGGCCTCATTGTTGTTCCCCCAAAAAAGACTACCGTTTTTGGTGGCATGCAACGCTTGTCTggggaggagctggagcgTATGCCATGGCTCGTGCATGTCTCgtggccagcagcaccagcaccagcaccaactGGACAACAAAAGCCCCCGAAGCAGTCGGATGTACGATCACTTGCGGCATTACGAGTTCGAGTTGTGGCTTTCCTCCGCACTTCACTCCACATctcatatactcgtatgtatacgTTACTTACCTGCGGCATGCGCAGATCTCTATGCCAAACGAATGGAACGGGGCCTCCATGACATTTGGTTATGATCGCCAGGAAGTTTTAATGCTCAGAAATCCATACTCGGGTGTAAGGATCTAAGGATCTCTTCTAAATATCAGGCGGATGGATAGATGTGTAAAGAACCAAAACTTCTCGGTGTTTTGAAAGTAATGTTCTGAAAGCAGCCAAtattttcagttttgtttATGGGCTTTCGAATGGAGTTTCAGGATTGCAAAAGATTCGCTCTATAAGAATCCGCTCGAGCACTCATGAACTCTGGAGGCTCAATTCTCAGTAAATTGTCATCTCGTACGCAACCCAGCCAATTAAAGACTCTACGTGACCTCCAGCCGAAACCAAACTGGAGATAAAAACTGatgaaaacaagaaaagaagGAAGACCAACCAGAGAAGACCCCGACAAGATTTGCGGCCCTGCCATGTAAAGCTCTCCACGCTGCCACTCTTTTTGTGCTCGACCCGAGAGATACTCTCGGTATGTGCAGCTAATTGACCGTCCAAGGCGGCTCCAGACGATGATGCActtcataaaaaaataaatacaaaaataccaaaataaaaagaaacggAGGACAAAGCGAGGCAGCCAGAAAAAGAGGGAGCGAGCGAGTGAGAATCATTCAAGTGGCGGGGCATTACGTCAACGTCAACTCAATTTGGCAGACGACACAcacggggcagggggcagggggcagagTCTACGAATGGGAAACTGTGGAGTCTGAGTCTGTGGCCGGGTCAAGTGCTGACGCATCTGCCAAATCGAGTGGAGTGCAGCAAAAGTTACAAGtgcttgaaaaatatatacaatatgtactcgtataatGAGCAATGTGGCTGCCGCTCCTCATTAAGAGTGATCCATCGGTGCAACCAGATTTCTGCATCATTTCAGTTATGGCTGCGATGCGTTCcgcaattattttttattttcttaattCAATTTAAGTTTCAtacatctttttttttggagctgTGGCAGCTTGTCGAGATCTCTTTATGGCAAAAGAAGTATGATCTGCAGATTATAAGATGTGTTTCCATTTAATGAGGAAACAACGGTGCTGTGCTGAAGGGAAATTCTTCAAGACTTGCAAAGTAATTCTTTCTTTGCCATTTTACACTTCAGTTTTATCACTTTCTTTGAACATATGGTCTAGTTAATGTTATAGCAATCTAATGGTCAGATATGATATCTATTTCTTTGTTAAATAAACAACTGATGGAACTCTGaatacactcagagaaaaaagAGCTAAATCATACTCAAAGTATCTATACAGTGGATAGACATAGATAACGTGTTGGGTTAATTCCATCAAGGGTATTCTTTTTGCTGCTTAAGCAAGTAAGATGGGGGTGGGTGGATTGTCACCTAgtgtatatacgtatgtattgttgtgttgtgtttctTCTTACTATAAACTTCTTTCCTGAGTAAAGTTCTTTGATAAATAAACAACTCTGAATACTGATTCATTTAACAGTTTACTCGCtaatgtgtgtatatatgcaAGTGCCGTTGTAGCCAACAGTTTGCGAGTTTGCCAGTTGGCAAAATTCGAAGAAAGTCAGCAAAACTCCCATAACAGATAACTGAATAATGAACAGACCATATTATTCATAGTAAGTGTTCGGCTATAAAAGCCAGCCGTCCAGCGGAGGGATTCCCAGTTGTCTACAAGTTCTCCAACCAAGATGTCCTTAGGCTGTACCTGCCTGACTCTGACGTTTTTTCTGGCTGGATGTATCTCTGGCGTGTCGGCGGCGTTCAAGTTTAACCCCAACCTCTACTGCGATCTGCCGTACTGTGGACCGCACAACCTAGTTTGTGTGAAGAGCGTAGATATATGAGAATCGAGTAACTTCTTTGGGCTGTTCCAATCGTATATGCTTCTCTTAGAACTTCACCTTTCAATGCAAGCCCTCGGGTAAGTTTGTGAACTTGCGGCACCACCAGAACGAAATAGTTGGGGCGTTGAATAGCTTTCGGAATAAGGCCGCCACCGGATTGACGCGATATCTGCTGCCGGCCGGAAGGATGGCTCGTATGAGCTGGTCCGAAGAGCTCGAGTACTTCGCCAGGGCCGATCTCATGACCTGCATGCCCCTGCCGCGCCCCTGCATGACATCGCCGAATATACCCAACATTGGCAGCATCTTCGACACCACCGCCTACCcgggaaaggaaaagaaaaacgtTGACGTGGTCCTCAGTATGATAGCAGGATGGGCAAAGGAGGCACAGTATGTGACCAGAGAGCAAACAGTATACCTTGAAGAGCGCAAGGATTCTAGGTAGGTTCTACGGATGCGTTTTCCCATTGTTTAACAATATTAGAATCATATTTCTGTAATCGAATCCCCAGATCGACATACAAGCCAGTTCTGCTGATGACGGAACGCAATACGCAGGTGGGATGTGCCGGTTTCAAATTTACCCAGGACCGAATCAACTATTTTTACGTGagctgctgcttttccacagTCGGCATGAAGCACACGGCCATCTACCAAATAGCCTTGAAGCCGGGTTTGCTCTGCAAGCGTCGTGATATCAAATATAAGAATCTGTGCGCCATCGGAGAAAAGTATCCGGAGAATACGCAAATTTATTCCGATCAATACATGTGATGGATGAAAACTACTCGATGATAATATATCCTCTTATAAGGGCATACTCGTAAAATGCATGCTCTGTGCAAAAACCTCACGTGTTGTGTGCGCTAATTTATGACTGTCACTGTTCACGTCCCAGGGGCCGGAGGGTAGGCAAATGTGTGTTTTGGGACCTGCATAAAAGGGACTGCTGCAAGGAACTCCTCCCACAGAAGCGTTCCCGCAAGCACACGGCATGATGCAGCAGTCGATCCTTCAGTTAATCCTAGTGGCTTGCCTGAGTACTGGCTGGGGTTGCTTCGAGTTGCAGTTTCTTCGGCAACTTAAAAGCGAGCTGAACTTTGAGTTTGTACTGCTGCTCGGAAGTTCGGAACCCATTTGGCTAAAGAGCCTATGGCAGCTGCCGGTGTCCGTCATTCAGATGGATGAGAAGATCCCCCACGTGAACTATAATCTGAGTCAACATCATTCGAAGAACTTCCTGAGCATTGGTTTTGTGAAAGATTTCCCCGATCGATTGCTTGAGGTTGTCCACTTAAATCTGAGAATGCTGAACACCGTGCCGATTCTTTTCGTGATGAGAAAGCGGAAGATGCGAGTGCAACCGCTGCTGGAATGGTTCTGGATGCATGATTTTCTCAATGTCTTGGTAATTTATGAGGATTTTAAGGTAAAACAGAATAGCCAGAGGAATATACACTTGTTGCTTACAATTTGTTGCTCATCTTTTGCAGGAATCTTCCCACACCATCTATAGCTACACGCCATTCCCCATTTTGCAGTTCATTGAGAGACGCCTCGAGAATACCACCATGCTGTTCCCTCCTCGAATGTCAGATCTACAGGGCTATCGACTGCCGATTGCAGTGGGCGGGTCATCGCCGCGTCTAATCGTGTACCGAGGGACCAATGGAGAACTCATATACTCCGGGCTGGTCGGTAATCTGATGAAGAGCATCGAGCAGCGGTTCAACTGCCGTCTAGTGCAGCCGCATCCGTTGAATGAGTCCGCCATTCCGCCGGCTCTGCAACTGATTGGGGCAGTGCGTAACGGAAGCGCAGAGTTCGCTCTGGCGGCCGTCTATCCCCAGGGGCCCTTCGTCGGCTTAACGTATCCTTTCGAGCTGATGAGCTGGTGCCTGATGATGCCTGTACCGGAGGAGATCCCACGCAGCGAGCTGTACACCATGGTATTTCATTGGCCGGCATTTCTACTCATTCTTCTGGCTCTAGTGGCCATTTCTCTGATTTTGGGCCTGTCCCTGAGGCTCCATGGATATCGGGTGCAGCCGACTGAGTTTCTCCTGCACAATAGTTGCCTGAGGGGACTGCTGGGACAGTCCTTTATCGAGGTATTTCGAGCTCCCCCTCTGGTTCGCGGTATTTACCTGGAGATATGCGTGCTGGGGATTCTGATCACCACCTGGTACAACTCCTACTTCTCCACTTACGTGACGAGTGCCCCGCGGCGACCTCCCTTTACCAGCTACGAAAGCATTGCGCGTTCCCAAACAAAGATAGTGGTATGGACCTCCGAATACCGTATACTTTTGAAGTACTTCAGCAGCATAGAGGAGTATGAGTCCATGTTCCAATTCGAGCCTGACTACAGTAAGTTCATAGAGTTGCGCGAGTCCTTTAATACGAAATATGGCTATATGCTGCCGATGGAGAAGTGGCTGCTGATCAGTGAGGAGCAGAAGATCTTCAGTTCGCCACTCTTCACAATGCGGGAGGATCTCTGCTTCTTTCACGCCATTCCCATTGTGTTTCCCATCAAGGAAAACAGCATCTTCCGGGAGGCCCTGGACCGCCTCATACAGGAGGTGCTGGCAACTGGTCTCCTCAATCGCTGGCGGGACATGGCCTTCACGGACATGATCAAGGCGGGTCAGTTGAGTCTTGTCGATCGGGGCAAGCCCAAGGACTTTCAAGCCATGCAACTGATGGACTTGCAACACATTTCGGTGGCCTTTGGCTTGATGATGGCTTTGGCAATTGTAGTGTTTCTTCTGGAGCTGATGTGGTTCTGGCGTCATCCAATAAGGGTGAGACTCGGACAGGTATAGAATCTAGTGTACGACGGAATCGATTTTCAATTTAACTGCACTCAGAGAAAAACAGCAAAGTTCAACTAAATtgatattaatattattatctTAAAATATTGGttacaaaattttaattgttggTTTACAATACAACTCACCCAATGATATCAAAAATCTTTAATAGTCCAGTTCtaaattcaaaaattattaaattaaaattaaatattctgtTTTTAGATTATataattcatatttaaaattgtttaaaatgaTTAAAGTATATTAAATCTATAGGAAATCTATTTAATCTAAACATGTAAATGCTTAATttgaatatgaaatatacaatttttattttaatgccCAGATGTAATTCAATTAACAATTTTCTAGCTAATCAAGTAAAAAgtagaaaatgaaaaaatgaaatatttttgaaatattttgataCATTATTAAAAGGAACGATTTTCTTTGAAAAGAGTCTCCGAATAAAGTCTGCAATTAGGTATTCGGATATATGGTAATCTAACAATTACTTTATATCACAGTTATTGTACGAGTACATGACCCAGACACAGGCGTGATTCCAGTTGTTGCCTTGTAGTCCCGGgggaaatatgtttttttggttttcgacTTTTTCTCGGCTTGGGACTTGTTAACATGGTCGGCTAATTGGATTTGGCCATTAGCCGGTGTCGTCGGCGGATTCATTAGCAACCCTTTAAATGTGCAGCGGCATCAATCAGTGTCATGCAGTGGTGCCTCGTCCATCGTGATGGATTGTCCGTGTCTGATGCTTTCCTGCCTTTGCCTGATTTGCTTGGGGGCGAGTGGCTCAAAGGTTGTGCAATTGCTGGACAGGATACGGCAGGAGTCTCACTTTGAATACCTGCTGCTGATGAAGAACAGGAATGCCACTGTGCCGGATCAGGCTTGGAATGGCAGCACACTGGCCATGGAGCTCATGGATGAACTGAGGGTCCCTGTACTGCAGCTGGATGAGAATGTTAGCTACTTTCTCCACAACGGCATCCACAGTCGACTGGTGACTGTGGTATACCTGAGCAGTGGCAGGCTGGAGGAGCACGATGGTTTGCTTAAGGCGTTGGTGTCCAATCTTAGACACATGACCACATCGAGAGTCATATTTCTGATGGAAACGGAACCGGCCAGTGAAGGACTACTCTTTGATATATTTGCGCATTGCTGGAAAATGACGGTACTGAATGTCCTTGTCTTATTTGCGGATCACGAGGTGGGTAGAGGAAAATTCATGGATTAAAGTAAATGGAGttatttcctttttcttcTAGAAAACTCACACTTTCTACCGCTACTCGCCTTTTCCCCATCTTCACATAGAGGAGGGAACCTATGACTCTCCGCTGACAATTTTTCCGAATCGACTCCGGAACTTCCTTGGATATCGGATGCCCACGATTATTGGGGGCACCTCGCCACGCGTTATAGCCTATTACAAGCGGGGCAAAGTGGTGTACGAGGGTACTGTTGGCCACTTCATGGACGTCTTTCAGCGGAAATACAATTTCAGCTTCGTCCAGCCGCTTCTGCCGTCGAACCCGACCGTCTTTGCCCCATCCATGCAGACGGTGGCCGCTGTGCGCAACCACACCGTGGAGGTGGCCATGTCGCTGACCTTTCCCACCATACCGCCCTTCGGCT contains:
- the LOC6896799 gene encoding allergen Tab y 5.0101-like, translating into MSLGCTCLTLTFFLAGCISGVSAAFKFNPNLYCDLPYCGPHNLVCVKSNFTFQCKPSGKFVNLRHHQNEIVGALNSFRNKAATGLTRYLLPAGRMARMSWSEELEYFARADLMTCMPLPRPCMTSPNIPNIGSIFDTTAYPGKEKKNVDVVLSMIAGWAKEAQYVTREQTVYLEERKDSRSTYKPVLLMTERNTQVGCAGFKFTQDRINYFYVSCCFSTVGMKHTAIYQIALKPGLLCKRRDIKYKNLCAIGEKYPENTQIYSDQYM
- the Ir94d gene encoding uncharacterized protein Ir94d, whose amino-acid sequence is MMQQSILQLILVACLSTGWGCFELQFLRQLKSELNFEFVLLLGSSEPIWLKSLWQLPVSVIQMDEKIPHVNYNLSQHHSKNFLSIGFVKDFPDRLLEVVHLNLRMLNTVPILFVMRKRKMRVQPLLEWFWMHDFLNVLVIYEDFKESSHTIYSYTPFPILQFIERRLENTTMLFPPRMSDLQGYRLPIAVGGSSPRLIVYRGTNGELIYSGLVGNLMKSIEQRFNCRLVQPHPLNESAIPPALQLIGAVRNGSAEFALAAVYPQGPFVGLTYPFELMSWCLMMPVPEEIPRSELYTMVFHWPAFLLILLALVAISLILGLSLRLHGYRVQPTEFLLHNSCLRGLLGQSFIEVFRAPPLVRGIYLEICVLGILITTWYNSYFSTYVTSAPRRPPFTSYESIARSQTKIVVWTSEYRILLKYFSSIEEYESMFQFEPDYSKFIELRESFNTKYGYMLPMEKWLLISEEQKIFSSPLFTMREDLCFFHAIPIVFPIKENSIFREALDRLIQEVLATGLLNRWRDMAFTDMIKAGQLSLVDRGKPKDFQAMQLMDLQHISVAFGLMMALAIVVFLLELMWFWRHPIRVRLGQV